The following coding sequences are from one Halobacteria archaeon AArc-dxtr1 window:
- a CDS encoding cysteine hydrolase, with protein sequence MTLEPNETALVVVDMQNGFCHPDGALYAPGSEAAVEPVADLVSRAREADVQVIYTRDVHPPDQFDETNYYDEFEQWGEHVLEGSWGAEIVDDLTVRDDDHVVEKHTYDAFYQTELEGWLEARDIQNLAFCGTLANVCVLHSAGSAGLRDFRPILVEDCIGAIEDDHREYALDHAEWLFGEVVSSEAAVLPF encoded by the coding sequence ATGACACTCGAACCGAACGAGACTGCACTCGTCGTGGTGGACATGCAAAACGGCTTCTGTCACCCTGACGGGGCGCTGTACGCACCGGGAAGCGAAGCCGCGGTCGAGCCGGTCGCCGACCTCGTCTCGCGGGCCCGCGAAGCCGATGTCCAGGTGATCTACACCCGAGACGTTCACCCGCCCGACCAGTTCGACGAGACCAACTACTACGACGAGTTCGAGCAGTGGGGCGAACACGTCCTCGAGGGATCCTGGGGTGCCGAGATCGTCGACGATCTCACCGTCCGAGACGACGACCACGTCGTCGAGAAACACACCTACGACGCGTTCTATCAGACCGAACTGGAGGGGTGGCTAGAGGCACGGGACATCCAAAATCTCGCCTTCTGTGGAACGCTCGCCAACGTCTGTGTCCTCCACAGTGCCGGGAGCGCCGGACTGCGAGATTTCCGGCCGATCCTGGTCGAAGACTGCATCGGTGCCATCGAGGACGACCACCGCGAGTACGCACTGGACCACGCCGAGTGGCTCTTCGGCGAGGTCGTCTCGAGTGAGGCGGCCGTGCTCCCCTTTTGA
- a CDS encoding transposase: protein MKRANTFAVRPLTDDDEQVLHDLLDASAALWNEINYQRLMRYNDEDGFDGDVWDADTGALEGKYKGVLGASTAQTVRRANSEAWRSFFRLKKKFHDESNTSVTEHPEPPGFRGNEDDGRVLKGVVRKDAYTVEWSDRSRLEMVVGKELRDRHNSPKSRLRLEIVGKPSWPDYEDQSRLELWYDETDNTFRASQPVTVSDETRDTPLADEKAALDIGANNLVACTTTTGEQYLYEGRELFQRFRETTREISRLQSKLPEGRYSSERIRRLYRKRTRRRDHAQETLCRDLLERLYGEGVDTVYIGGLTDVLDTHWSVETNAKTHNFWAFKQFTERLACNAEEYGISVEVRSEAWTSQECPQCGSTDRTTRHQDTLTCPCGFEGHADLTASETFLRRHTEKAVRPMARPVRFEWDDHNWSELPRSHRPKEQRTDPSTVHRDGNVASGES from the coding sequence GTGAAGCGTGCCAACACGTTTGCCGTGCGACCGCTCACCGACGACGATGAGCAGGTGCTACACGACCTGTTGGACGCTTCCGCCGCTCTCTGGAACGAGATCAATTACCAGCGTCTCATGCGCTACAACGACGAAGACGGCTTCGACGGTGACGTGTGGGACGCCGATACCGGCGCTCTCGAAGGCAAATACAAAGGCGTTCTCGGTGCGTCTACCGCTCAAACTGTCCGGCGAGCAAACAGCGAAGCGTGGCGGTCGTTCTTTCGATTGAAAAAGAAGTTTCACGACGAGTCGAACACGTCGGTTACGGAACACCCGGAACCGCCGGGCTTCCGTGGCAACGAAGACGACGGACGTGTTCTCAAAGGCGTCGTCCGAAAGGACGCTTACACCGTCGAATGGAGCGACCGCTCTCGGCTTGAGATGGTTGTCGGAAAAGAACTCCGTGATAGGCACAACAGCCCGAAAAGCCGTCTTCGGCTCGAAATCGTTGGTAAACCAAGCTGGCCCGACTACGAGGACCAGAGCCGGTTGGAATTGTGGTACGACGAGACTGACAACACCTTCCGAGCTTCGCAACCCGTGACTGTTTCTGACGAGACACGGGATACTCCACTGGCCGATGAAAAGGCCGCTCTGGACATTGGTGCAAACAATCTCGTCGCCTGTACCACCACGACCGGCGAGCAATACCTCTACGAAGGCCGCGAGTTGTTCCAGCGATTCCGTGAGACGACGCGAGAAATATCCCGGTTGCAGTCCAAGCTACCGGAAGGCCGATACAGTAGCGAGCGTATCCGGCGACTGTATCGGAAACGGACTCGTCGCCGCGACCACGCACAAGAGACACTGTGTCGTGACTTGCTCGAACGGCTGTACGGCGAGGGCGTGGACACGGTGTATATCGGCGGTTTGACCGATGTACTCGACACCCACTGGTCGGTTGAGACGAACGCCAAGACCCACAACTTCTGGGCGTTCAAGCAGTTTACCGAGCGACTGGCGTGTAACGCCGAGGAATACGGCATCTCAGTCGAAGTGCGGTCAGAGGCATGGACCAGCCAAGAGTGCCCCCAGTGCGGTTCGACAGACCGAACGACACGGCACCAAGACACGCTCACCTGTCCGTGTGGATTCGAGGGGCACGCCGACCTTACAGCGTCAGAAACGTTCCTGAGACGGCACACAGAGAAAGCAGTCAGGCCGATGGCACGGCCCGTGCGGTTCGAGTGGGACGACCACAACTGGTCGGAGTTACCACGCTCTCACCGTCCCAAAGAACAGCGCACAGACCCGAGTACCGTCCACCGTGACGGGAATGTTGCTTCCGGCGAGTCTTAG
- a CDS encoding PaaI family thioesterase produces the protein MVDSDTSSNPLGEGDLETLLQHYVDDHQEFLSWIGTGVEHLDTGTLTLSIPYDEKLTNARPQAPEGTRPDIHGGIAATLIDTAGGLSLRTELENPISADVATITLNVNYLRPATGDLTATADVVRVGSTVGVSEVVVESTTPDGETREVATGQGAYRIFRGE, from the coding sequence ATGGTAGATTCCGACACGTCGTCGAACCCGCTCGGTGAGGGCGATCTCGAAACGCTGTTACAGCACTACGTCGACGATCACCAGGAGTTTCTCTCGTGGATCGGCACCGGTGTCGAGCATCTCGACACCGGAACCCTGACGCTCTCGATTCCGTACGACGAGAAGCTGACGAACGCACGACCGCAGGCGCCCGAGGGGACGCGGCCGGATATCCACGGCGGCATCGCCGCGACGCTGATCGATACGGCAGGCGGACTCTCGCTTCGGACCGAACTCGAGAATCCGATTTCGGCGGACGTGGCCACGATCACGCTCAACGTTAACTATCTGCGGCCCGCGACTGGCGACCTGACCGCTACCGCCGACGTGGTCCGCGTCGGTTCGACGGTCGGCGTCAGCGAGGTCGTCGTCGAGAGCACCACACCAGACGGCGAGACGCGGGAAGTTGCGACCGGACAGGGCGCCTACCGCATCTTTCGGGGGGAGTGA